The genomic region CTGATTCGGGCGCCATCCAGATCAGCGACGCCAGCTTTGCATCTGGCTCTTTGCACGTCACAAGCTTCGCCCGCCCGGCAAAGCTCTTCACCGCAAATCAGAATCTGATCACGTCGCATGTGGGTACGCTGACACCAGAGACGCTGCGGAGCATCATTCAGGCGGTTACCCACATTCTCACGACCGGAAAGGCATGACCTTGGCCGAACCAGCGCCTCGAGCCGACGGCATGAACATCTCTGCTTATCGCGAGCGTCGATGGGCCGCGGCTCAGGCGCGGCGTTGGACATAACTTCGCATCGAGATTGATCACGTGTATCTCAACATCGTCAGTGACGAGAGACCTGAGACATGGTTGCGGTCGCCGGATCAGTGACCCCTCGAGTGACATGTCCGGTGAAGCTCCGCGGCTCGATACCCTCGCCGCGGTGCTCGGGTCAGCGGAGGCTTCTATGACGCAGACCATTCAACTCGCCCACCGGTGGGTTCTCGGATCTCAGATCGGCAAGGGTGGCTTTGGGCGCGTTTTCGACGCCGTGGGTGACGACGGGCGTCCCGCAGCAGTCAAGTTGATCCCGAAAGAGCCAGGTGCGGACCGCGAACTTTTGTTTGAAGATCTCACCGGAATCCGCCGTGTCGTTCCTATCATCGACTCCGGCGAATGGGACGAAAATTGGGTCCTCGTGATGCCTTTGGCGGCTAAGTCGCTCCGCGCGCACCTCGCGGAGCGAGGATCGTTGTCGGCCGAAGAGGCTGTGGCCATATTGAGCGACGTCGCGATCGCCTTGGCGGATCTCCAGGGAAGAGTTGTCCATCGCGACATCAAGCCCGAGAACGTTCTCTTCCTGAATGGCGAATGGTGCCTCTCCGATTTCGGAATAGCTCGCTATGCAGAGGCGTCGACTGCTGCGGACACCCACAAGTGGGCATGGACACGTCCGTACAATCCGCCGGAGCGGTGGCGCGGCG from Deltaproteobacteria bacterium harbors:
- a CDS encoding type II toxin-antitoxin system PemK/MazF family toxin; translation: MVAPAAGAVVLVRFPFSDLSQTKLRPAVVLADAGRGDCVLCQITSRPYADSGAIQISDASFASGSLHVTSFARPAKLFTANQNLITSHVGTLTPETLRSIIQAVTHILTTGKA